One Streptomyces fagopyri DNA window includes the following coding sequences:
- a CDS encoding STAS domain-containing protein, whose translation MTTPLTLTPGHRPDGTAFLKATGEIDMSNTDALAAALENMPGRVVVDLTGIDYLDSAGLSVLFAHADRIELITAPLLTPVLRFSGLADLTTVQEA comes from the coding sequence ATGACCACACCCCTCACCCTCACCCCAGGACACCGGCCGGACGGAACCGCGTTCCTCAAGGCGACCGGTGAGATCGACATGAGCAACACCGACGCGCTCGCCGCCGCGCTGGAGAACATGCCGGGGCGTGTCGTCGTCGACCTCACCGGGATCGACTATCTCGACAGCGCCGGGCTGAGCGTCCTGTTCGCCCACGCGGACCGCATCGAACTCATCACCGCTCCGCTGCTCACTCCCGTGCTGAGGTTCTCCGGACTCGCCGATCTGACCACCGTCCAGGAGGCGTAG
- a CDS encoding DsbA family oxidoreductase, whose translation MRVEIWTDIACPWCYVGRARFGQGLAAFTHRDRVEVVHRSYELNPQAENGTVPIIEAVAAQYGRTREQQIAREEQAADMARSVGLDFRVGGRVFGNTFDVHRLLHFAKSRGLQDELTDLAFQVNFAEERSVYDTETLVDLAVTVGLSGTEAREVLGDPDAYAAEVRADERQAAELGAGGVPFFVLDRRYGVSGVQSPETFTRALEQAWAGQPAARRS comes from the coding sequence ATGCGTGTCGAGATCTGGACCGACATCGCCTGCCCCTGGTGCTACGTCGGCCGAGCCCGTTTCGGCCAGGGGCTCGCCGCCTTCACACACCGTGACCGGGTCGAAGTGGTACACCGGTCGTACGAGCTCAATCCGCAGGCCGAGAACGGCACCGTGCCGATCATCGAAGCGGTCGCGGCCCAGTACGGGCGCACCCGCGAGCAGCAGATCGCCCGGGAGGAGCAGGCGGCGGACATGGCGCGATCCGTGGGACTGGACTTCCGCGTCGGAGGACGGGTCTTCGGGAACACCTTCGACGTGCACCGGCTCCTCCACTTCGCCAAGAGCCGCGGTCTTCAGGACGAGTTGACGGACCTCGCCTTCCAGGTGAACTTCGCGGAGGAGCGTTCGGTCTACGACACCGAGACCCTGGTCGACCTGGCCGTCACGGTCGGGCTGAGCGGCACGGAAGCGCGGGAGGTGCTCGGCGACCCGGACGCGTACGCCGCGGAGGTACGCGCCGACGAACGCCAGGCCGCCGAGCTGGGCGCGGGCGGAGTGCCCTTCTTCGTGCTGGACCGGCGCTACGGCGTCAGCGGTGTCCAGTCGCCCGAGACGTTCACCCGGGCGCTGGAGCAGGCGTGGGCGGGTCAGCCCGCGGCCCGGAGGTCCTGA
- a CDS encoding arabinofuranosidase catalytic domain-containing protein: MRRRRSASSRLHSPHAAGPARRLAQTLMSVAAAVGLLVAALVGLPGVAQAAGSQPCDIYGGAGTPCVAAHSTTRALFSAYGGPLYQVTRASDGASADIGPLSAGGYADAGRQDTFCANTTCSISKVYDQTSRHNDLFPGPAGTAGMGADRGADASELSVTAGGHKVYGIWISPGVGYRSHGAASGVAVNGQPEGAYMVASGTHVGSACCFDYGNAESTPADTGNGHMDAVSIATTCYFAPCSGSGPWIEADLENGMFQGDNGSNTANKGNNSTYVTAVLKNNGQTTYALKGGNSQAGGLTTWWDGALPSRGGYRPMQQEGGIILGTGGDNSNWNMGTFFEGVMVAGYPTDAAENAVQANIVSAGYSGQTNVPNGPQGTITGPGNQCVDVTADDTGVNGAAVGLWNCQSYAEDQHWTHNANGSLGTIGRCLDIIGNGTAGGTQVELWDCNGVGGQKWVQRADGSLFNPQSGRCLDSPDGATANGTRLRIWDCNGSAAQKFAVNGGAPVAGPGGTCADVAGDDNGSNATAVQLWGCQSYAVDQHWFHGSDGRLHTLGRCLDIIGNGTAGGTQVELWDCNTAGGQIWQQQADGSLLNPQSGRCLDSPDGATANGTRLRIWDCNGSAAQKFALG, from the coding sequence ATGCGCAGAAGAAGATCTGCCTCCTCGCGTCTCCACTCACCGCACGCTGCCGGTCCGGCCCGCCGACTGGCGCAGACCCTGATGTCCGTCGCCGCCGCCGTCGGCCTGCTGGTGGCCGCCCTGGTCGGCCTCCCCGGCGTCGCCCAGGCCGCGGGATCACAGCCCTGCGACATCTACGGAGGCGCCGGGACCCCCTGCGTCGCCGCCCACAGCACCACCCGCGCGCTGTTCTCGGCGTACGGCGGACCGCTCTACCAGGTCACCCGCGCCTCGGACGGCGCGAGCGCCGACATCGGCCCACTGTCGGCCGGCGGGTACGCCGACGCGGGCCGGCAGGACACCTTCTGCGCGAACACCACCTGCAGCATCTCGAAGGTGTACGACCAGACCTCCCGCCACAACGACCTCTTCCCCGGGCCCGCCGGCACGGCCGGAATGGGCGCCGACCGGGGCGCGGACGCGAGTGAGCTGTCGGTGACGGCGGGCGGCCACAAGGTGTACGGGATCTGGATCTCGCCCGGCGTCGGCTACCGCTCGCACGGTGCCGCGTCGGGTGTGGCCGTCAACGGGCAGCCGGAGGGCGCCTACATGGTCGCGAGCGGCACCCACGTCGGTTCGGCCTGCTGCTTCGACTACGGCAACGCGGAGTCCACGCCCGCCGACACCGGCAACGGCCACATGGACGCCGTGTCCATCGCCACCACCTGCTACTTCGCGCCCTGCAGCGGCTCCGGACCGTGGATCGAAGCCGACCTGGAGAACGGGATGTTCCAGGGCGACAACGGCTCCAACACCGCGAACAAGGGCAACAACAGCACGTACGTGACGGCGGTCCTCAAGAACAACGGCCAGACCACCTACGCGCTGAAGGGGGGAAACTCCCAGGCGGGCGGGCTCACGACGTGGTGGGACGGCGCCCTGCCCTCGCGGGGCGGATACCGGCCGATGCAGCAGGAGGGCGGCATCATCCTGGGCACGGGCGGCGACAACAGCAACTGGAACATGGGGACCTTCTTCGAGGGCGTCATGGTCGCCGGCTATCCCACCGACGCCGCCGAGAACGCCGTGCAGGCGAACATCGTCTCGGCCGGCTACTCGGGCCAGACCAACGTCCCGAACGGCCCGCAGGGCACCATCACCGGTCCGGGCAACCAGTGCGTCGACGTCACCGCGGACGACACCGGCGTGAACGGTGCCGCGGTCGGCCTGTGGAACTGCCAGTCCTACGCCGAGGACCAGCACTGGACCCACAACGCCAACGGGTCCCTCGGTACGATCGGCCGCTGCCTCGACATCATCGGCAACGGCACCGCGGGCGGCACCCAGGTCGAGCTGTGGGACTGCAACGGGGTCGGTGGCCAGAAGTGGGTGCAGCGCGCGGACGGCTCACTCTTCAACCCGCAGTCGGGCCGCTGCCTGGACTCCCCCGACGGCGCCACCGCCAACGGCACCCGCCTGCGCATCTGGGACTGCAACGGATCCGCCGCCCAGAAGTTCGCCGTCAACGGCGGTGCCCCCGTGGCGGGACCGGGCGGCACCTGCGCCGACGTGGCCGGGGACGACAACGGGTCCAACGCCACCGCCGTACAGCTCTGGGGCTGCCAGTCGTACGCGGTCGACCAGCACTGGTTCCACGGTTCGGACGGCCGGCTGCACACCTTGGGCCGCTGCCTCGACATCATCGGCAACGGCACCGCGGGCGGCACCCAGGTCGAGCTCTGGGACTGCAACACGGCCGGTGGCCAGATCTGGCAGCAGCAGGCCGACGGCTCACTCCTCAACCCGCAGTCGGGCCGCTGCCTGGACTCCCCCGACGGCGCCACCGCCAACGGCACCCGCCTGCGCATCTGGGACTGCAACGGATCCGCCGCCCAGAAGTTCGCACTGGGCTGA
- a CDS encoding PaaI family thioesterase yields MEDQSQQDRPASPEVRARVLGSFDRQGLMAHLGARMARIEPGRVHIVLPSRPEVTQQHGYFHAGATSAIADSAGGYAAFTLFPENTDVLTVEYKINLLAPAVGDHIEAVGTVLRSGRTLTVCQLEVFGVQGDHRKLVANGQQTLIRVNGPTR; encoded by the coding sequence GTGGAAGACCAGAGTCAGCAGGATCGTCCGGCGAGCCCCGAGGTGCGGGCGCGCGTCCTGGGCAGCTTCGACCGCCAGGGACTGATGGCCCACCTCGGCGCGCGGATGGCGCGGATCGAACCCGGTCGCGTGCACATCGTGCTCCCGAGCCGACCCGAAGTCACCCAGCAGCACGGCTACTTCCACGCGGGCGCCACCAGCGCGATCGCGGACAGCGCGGGCGGATACGCCGCGTTCACCCTGTTCCCCGAGAACACCGACGTGCTCACCGTCGAATACAAGATCAACCTGCTCGCTCCCGCCGTCGGCGACCACATCGAGGCCGTGGGAACGGTCCTCAGGTCCGGACGCACCCTGACCGTCTGCCAGTTGGAGGTGTTCGGCGTCCAGGGGGACCACCGCAAGCTGGTCGCCAACGGTCAGCAGACGCTGATCCGCGTGAACGGCCCCACCCGATGA
- a CDS encoding SpoIIE family protein phosphatase yields the protein MGTEKPDRGARPTTGTDVFAADSEVGRDLASVDWEATSLGAPSGWPQSLQTAVSILLSSRFPMWMAWGPELTFFCNAAYRSDTLGGKYPWALGRSASEVWAEIWPDIGPRIDTVMTTSRATWDEALLLFVERSGFPEESYHTFSYSPLHHDDGRVVGMLCVVSEDTERVIGERRMGTLRDLGSEPSAVRSEQEMLAFAARQLEHNPQDLPFTLTYLFRDDGSARLAASTGVAAGDPVAPPTLSADDPRAVWPVADLLRGEAVLMDLDGVSSTVLPAGNWQDPPTQALLVPLVQPGSAPYGFLVSALNRYRPLDDGYRGFVELAAGHIAAGIGGARSYQAQQRRAEALAELDRAKTTFFSNISHEFRTPLTLIMGPVEELRGRLARSDPQVREELEVIHRNGLRLGKLVNSLLDFSRIEAGRMQARYEPVDLAALTTELSSVFRSAVERAGLTFTVDCPTLDGPVHVDRGLWEKVILNLLSNALKFTFSGAIGVSLRDDGGAAVVTVTDTGIGVPAAEMPRLFERFHRIENARSRSDEGSGIGLALVKELVTLHGGTITASSTEDEGTRFTLRLPFGTAHLPPDSLVSGTRRDAIPATAAPFVEEALRWLPGERTDTVPRDVKDPSVDASSAGPVTAAARVLVADDNADMREYLTRLLTGAGYEVATVTDGLAALEAVRAQPPDLVVSDVMMPRMDGLALVTALRAEARTAAVPVLLLSARAGEEASIDGLQAGADDYLVKPFAAAELLARVRGNLDLSRLRNHHARWRTALVDSLQEAFFVCDEQGAVIEINTAFSDILGYGPEGLPYAPVHPWWPDAEADADAHRQIAEAFSGLPAKNRGSCTVPVTHRDGHRLWASASFNQAQDPDTGRTVTVGTFRDVTAEHYAIRRETALAALGMRLSQATSLPQALAGALEEFETLWRARRVVAVVFSADQGPRLTGSDTLLTWASLDEHRRAALTALRDGPTLTPLADATGAGITLEHPEGPLVIWLDLPQHRPFTDQDQLLLSLLGGHLSQSLARAHQIDQQRETALALQRAILGPSKLPEGFAVRYEPAARPLEVGGDWYDTIPLPDGRIGIVVGDCVGRGLEAATVMGQLRSACRALLLQDSDPGRTLMALDHFAAGVRGALCTTVFCGVLDPETGHLTYSSAGHPPGILAHPDGTTQLLDGGRYAPLAVRPGAQRPQAECTVPARATLLLYTDGLVERRRRPLTTGIDQAGEAVQDGRETAVDELATQVMSRLAPANGYDDDVALLIYRHPAPLDLTFPAESEQLAPVRKALRTWLAKCDLPPRTAQQVLVAAGEACANAVEHGHRHAPGQTVRLRAEALVGDLRLTVADTGRWKTPQPEVNAHRGRGVALMRAMMQQVTITPGPVGTTVDMHTRIS from the coding sequence GTGGGCACCGAGAAGCCCGACCGCGGGGCACGACCGACGACGGGGACCGATGTCTTCGCCGCCGACAGCGAGGTCGGTCGCGATCTCGCCTCGGTGGACTGGGAGGCGACGTCGCTCGGAGCACCGTCCGGCTGGCCGCAGAGCCTGCAGACCGCGGTGAGCATTCTCCTGTCCTCACGCTTCCCCATGTGGATGGCGTGGGGCCCGGAGCTGACGTTCTTCTGCAACGCCGCCTACCGGAGCGACACGCTGGGCGGGAAGTACCCCTGGGCCCTGGGGCGGTCGGCGAGCGAGGTGTGGGCGGAGATCTGGCCGGACATCGGACCGCGGATCGACACGGTGATGACCACGAGCCGGGCGACCTGGGACGAGGCGCTCCTGCTGTTCGTGGAGCGCTCGGGCTTCCCGGAAGAGTCCTACCACACCTTCTCCTACAGCCCGCTGCACCATGACGACGGCCGCGTGGTCGGCATGCTGTGCGTGGTCAGCGAGGACACGGAGCGGGTCATCGGCGAGCGCCGCATGGGCACACTGCGCGACCTCGGATCAGAGCCCAGTGCGGTGCGTAGCGAACAAGAGATGCTGGCCTTCGCCGCACGGCAGCTGGAGCACAATCCGCAGGATCTCCCCTTCACGCTGACGTACCTCTTCCGGGACGACGGCTCCGCACGGCTGGCGGCCTCGACCGGAGTGGCCGCGGGGGATCCCGTGGCCCCGCCGACGCTGTCCGCCGACGATCCCCGGGCGGTATGGCCCGTCGCCGACCTGCTCCGGGGCGAAGCGGTACTGATGGATCTCGACGGCGTCTCGTCCACCGTGCTGCCGGCCGGAAACTGGCAGGACCCCCCGACGCAGGCCCTGTTGGTACCGCTGGTGCAGCCGGGCAGCGCCCCGTACGGGTTCCTCGTCTCGGCCCTGAACCGCTACCGGCCGCTGGACGACGGTTACCGGGGCTTCGTCGAGCTGGCCGCGGGGCACATCGCGGCGGGTATCGGCGGCGCGCGCAGCTATCAGGCCCAGCAACGGCGCGCGGAGGCGCTCGCGGAACTGGACCGGGCCAAGACCACGTTCTTCTCCAACATCAGCCACGAGTTCCGCACCCCCCTCACCCTGATCATGGGCCCGGTGGAGGAACTGCGGGGCCGGCTGGCCCGGTCGGACCCACAGGTGCGGGAGGAACTGGAGGTCATCCACCGCAACGGGCTGCGGCTCGGCAAGCTGGTCAACAGCCTGCTGGACTTCTCGCGCATCGAGGCCGGCCGGATGCAGGCCCGGTACGAGCCGGTCGATCTGGCCGCGCTCACGACCGAACTCTCCAGCGTCTTCCGCTCGGCCGTCGAGAGGGCCGGGCTGACCTTCACCGTCGACTGTCCGACGCTGGACGGCCCGGTGCACGTCGACCGCGGGCTGTGGGAGAAGGTGATCCTCAACCTCCTGAGCAATGCCCTCAAGTTCACCTTCAGCGGTGCCATCGGGGTGTCACTGCGAGACGACGGCGGTGCGGCGGTCGTGACCGTCACGGACACCGGTATCGGCGTACCCGCCGCCGAGATGCCGCGCCTGTTCGAACGGTTCCACCGCATCGAGAACGCCCGCTCCCGCTCCGACGAGGGCAGCGGCATCGGTCTCGCCCTCGTGAAGGAACTCGTCACCCTCCACGGAGGCACGATCACCGCGTCCAGCACCGAGGACGAGGGCACGCGCTTCACCCTTCGGCTGCCGTTCGGCACCGCGCACCTGCCGCCCGACAGCCTGGTCTCCGGCACTCGTCGGGACGCGATACCCGCCACGGCCGCGCCCTTCGTGGAAGAAGCCCTGCGCTGGCTGCCCGGGGAACGGACGGACACGGTCCCGCGGGACGTCAAGGACCCGTCCGTCGACGCGTCCTCCGCCGGTCCGGTCACGGCGGCCGCCAGGGTTCTGGTCGCCGACGACAACGCCGACATGCGTGAGTACCTCACCAGGCTGCTGACCGGAGCGGGATACGAAGTGGCCACGGTCACCGACGGCTTGGCGGCTCTGGAGGCCGTACGCGCGCAGCCACCGGATCTCGTCGTGAGCGACGTGATGATGCCCCGCATGGACGGACTCGCCCTGGTCACGGCACTGCGCGCCGAAGCGCGTACCGCGGCCGTCCCCGTACTGCTGCTGTCCGCCCGCGCGGGCGAGGAAGCGTCCATCGACGGACTCCAGGCAGGGGCCGACGACTATCTCGTCAAGCCCTTCGCCGCGGCCGAACTGCTCGCCCGGGTGCGCGGCAACCTGGACCTCTCGCGGCTGCGCAACCACCACGCCCGCTGGCGCACGGCGCTCGTCGACTCCTTGCAGGAGGCGTTCTTCGTCTGCGACGAGCAAGGCGCGGTCATCGAGATCAACACCGCGTTCAGCGACATCCTCGGGTACGGACCCGAGGGTCTGCCCTACGCACCCGTCCACCCCTGGTGGCCGGACGCCGAGGCGGATGCCGACGCCCACCGGCAGATCGCCGAGGCGTTCTCCGGTCTGCCGGCCAAGAACCGGGGCAGCTGCACCGTCCCCGTCACCCACCGCGACGGACACCGGCTGTGGGCGAGCGCCTCCTTCAACCAGGCACAGGACCCCGACACCGGACGCACCGTCACCGTGGGGACCTTCCGGGACGTCACCGCCGAGCACTACGCCATCCGGCGGGAGACCGCGCTGGCCGCGCTCGGCATGCGCCTCTCCCAGGCCACCAGCCTGCCTCAGGCACTCGCGGGAGCCCTTGAGGAGTTCGAGACCCTGTGGCGCGCCCGGCGAGTCGTCGCCGTCGTGTTCTCCGCGGACCAGGGACCCCGGCTGACGGGCTCGGACACGCTCTTGACCTGGGCCTCTCTTGACGAGCACCGGCGTGCGGCGCTGACCGCGCTGCGCGACGGCCCGACGCTGACCCCGCTCGCCGACGCCACCGGTGCCGGCATCACCCTGGAGCACCCCGAAGGTCCCCTGGTCATCTGGCTCGACCTGCCTCAGCACCGGCCGTTCACGGACCAGGACCAACTGCTGCTGTCACTGCTCGGCGGGCACCTCTCCCAGAGCCTCGCCCGGGCCCACCAGATCGATCAGCAGCGGGAGACCGCTCTGGCCCTGCAACGGGCCATCCTCGGCCCGTCCAAGCTGCCCGAGGGCTTCGCCGTACGCTACGAGCCCGCCGCCCGCCCCCTGGAGGTCGGAGGCGACTGGTACGACACCATCCCCCTGCCCGACGGCCGGATCGGGATCGTGGTCGGCGACTGTGTGGGCCGTGGCCTGGAAGCCGCCACCGTGATGGGCCAACTGCGCAGCGCCTGCCGGGCCCTGCTGCTCCAGGACTCGGATCCCGGCCGGACACTGATGGCGCTCGACCACTTCGCCGCCGGCGTGCGGGGTGCCCTGTGCACCACCGTCTTCTGCGGAGTGCTGGACCCGGAGACCGGTCACCTCACCTACTCCAGCGCCGGACACCCGCCCGGCATCCTGGCCCACCCCGACGGCACCACCCAGCTCCTCGACGGCGGCCGGTACGCGCCGCTCGCCGTACGCCCCGGCGCCCAGCGGCCGCAGGCCGAATGCACGGTGCCGGCCCGTGCCACCCTGCTGCTGTACACCGACGGCCTCGTCGAACGCCGTCGGCGCCCGCTGACCACCGGCATCGACCAGGCGGGAGAAGCCGTCCAGGACGGCCGGGAGACCGCGGTCGACGAGCTGGCCACCCAGGTCATGTCACGCCTCGCCCCGGCGAACGGCTACGACGACGACGTGGCCCTCCTGATCTATCGTCACCCCGCCCCGCTGGACCTGACGTTCCCGGCCGAGTCGGAGCAACTCGCCCCGGTGCGCAAGGCTTTGCGCACCTGGTTGGCCAAGTGCGACCTCCCGCCCCGCACGGCGCAACAGGTGCTGGTCGCCGCGGGGGAGGCCTGTGCCAACGCCGTCGAGCACGGTCACCGTCATGCCCCGGGCCAGACCGTGCGGTTGCGCGCCGAAGCCCTGGTGGGAGATCTGCGGCTGACCGTCGCCGACACCGGGCGTTGGAAGACCCCGCAGCCCGAGGTCAACGCGCACCGCGGCCGTGGGGTGGCGCTGATGCGAGCGATGATGCAACAGGTCACGATCACCCCCGGCCCGGTGGGCACCACCGTCGACATGCACACGAGGATCTCCTGA